One genomic window of Marinobacter arenosus includes the following:
- the mmsB gene encoding 3-hydroxyisobutyrate dehydrogenase — MATITFIGLGNMGGPMASNLVKAGHDVTVFDLSKDAVQALVAEGAKTAETAHEAAKGAECVITMLPAGQHVEAVYLGEDGLLAKLPEGTLVIDSSTIAPETARGVAEEATARNIPFLDAPVSGGVGGAKAGTLTFICGGAEDTFNKAKPILDAMGKNIFHAGPHGSGQVAKICNNMLLAILMAGTSEALALGVKNGLDPAVLSEIMKQSSGGNWALNVYNPWPGVMEAAPASRNYEGGFLVNLMNKDLGLAFDNAVKNHASIPMGSLARNLFEIHAGQGNGSLDFSSIQRLYKPE; from the coding sequence TTATTGGTCTTGGCAACATGGGCGGTCCCATGGCCAGCAACCTGGTGAAGGCCGGTCACGACGTGACCGTGTTCGACCTGTCAAAAGACGCCGTGCAGGCGCTGGTGGCCGAAGGCGCGAAGACCGCAGAGACCGCCCATGAGGCTGCGAAGGGCGCGGAATGTGTGATCACCATGCTGCCCGCGGGGCAACACGTGGAAGCGGTCTATCTCGGCGAAGACGGCCTGCTGGCCAAGCTGCCCGAGGGCACCCTGGTGATTGATTCCTCCACCATCGCGCCGGAAACGGCCCGCGGTGTCGCTGAGGAAGCCACCGCCCGGAACATTCCCTTCCTGGATGCGCCGGTCTCCGGCGGTGTCGGTGGCGCCAAGGCCGGTACCCTGACCTTCATCTGCGGCGGTGCGGAGGACACCTTCAACAAAGCCAAGCCGATCCTGGACGCCATGGGCAAGAACATCTTCCACGCTGGTCCCCACGGTTCCGGCCAGGTCGCGAAAATCTGCAACAACATGCTGCTGGCGATCCTGATGGCGGGCACCAGCGAAGCCCTGGCGCTTGGCGTAAAGAATGGCCTGGATCCGGCCGTGCTCTCGGAAATCATGAAGCAGAGCTCCGGCGGTAACTGGGCCCTGAACGTCTACAACCCGTGGCCGGGTGTGATGGAAGCGGCGCCTGCATCCCGCAATTATGAGGGCGGCTTCCTGGTGAACCTGATGAACAAGGACCTGGGCCTGGCGTTCGACAACGCGGTGAAAAACCACGCTTCGATTCCCATGGGTTCGCTGGCCCGCAATCTCTTCGAGATTCACGCGGGGCAGGGCAACGGCAGCCTGGATTTCTCCAGCATCCAGCGACTGTACAAGCCGGAGTAA
- a CDS encoding DUF3175 domain-containing protein, with the protein MPARLVMAKSMKGTEHWSQRVTESSDALNLEHGVFSLKNPRDIARSLKQSAEDSTRRKSDPYRSAMSMLTFYINRAGKQLAPEQRERLEAAKDELRALYGKPRKRP; encoded by the coding sequence GTGCCTGCCAGACTCGTGATGGCGAAATCGATGAAGGGCACCGAACACTGGTCACAGAGGGTCACGGAATCCAGCGATGCGCTGAATCTTGAACACGGGGTGTTCTCCCTGAAGAATCCCCGCGACATCGCCCGTTCGCTGAAGCAGTCCGCGGAGGACAGCACCCGACGGAAGTCAGACCCCTACCGCTCCGCGATGTCGATGCTGACGTTCTACATCAACCGCGCAGGAAAACAGCTCGCGCCAGAGCAGCGCGAGCGACTGGAAGCGGCCAAGGACGAGTTGCGGGCACTGTACGGCAAGCCGCGAAAACGCCCGTAA
- a CDS encoding VOC family protein yields MKSIVGPLCSYLIALTERHYNKEETVKETGKINYVELPSTDLEATKRFFADAFGWSFVDYGPDYVAIENAGLDGGFFKSDQVATTRNGSVLVVLYSGDLESTLETVNQSGGHIVKDIFSFPGGRRFHFTDPNGNEYAVWSDT; encoded by the coding sequence ATGAAATCCATCGTTGGTCCTTTATGTTCGTATCTCATCGCCCTCACAGAACGTCATTACAACAAGGAAGAAACTGTGAAAGAAACCGGGAAAATCAACTACGTCGAACTTCCGTCAACCGACCTTGAAGCCACCAAGCGGTTCTTTGCTGATGCGTTCGGATGGTCGTTTGTCGACTACGGCCCAGATTACGTCGCCATTGAGAATGCCGGATTGGACGGCGGATTCTTCAAATCCGACCAGGTGGCGACGACCCGCAACGGGAGCGTGCTCGTTGTTCTATACAGCGGCGACCTGGAATCCACGCTGGAAACCGTGAATCAGTCAGGCGGGCACATCGTTAAGGACATCTTCTCATTTCCCGGGGGGCGTCGTTTCCATTTCACAGACCCCAATGGCAATGAGTATGCTGTGTGGTCAGACACCTAG
- a CDS encoding GlxA family transcriptional regulator, with product MSCRQKKVLILALPETAGSALYGMVDVLMSTGNIWQTLVGDASPSQPFDVQIVSIETTPFYCGHGIPVQPAYAIADDPVADILILPEIWLGPHEEIRGRYDALMEWVNARFRSGTTIYSACSGSVLLAESGLLDNCEATSHWGYQELFRTHYPKVHFRPETNLVYAHPGGRLVTAGGTTSWHDLALHIIARHVGIGEALRIAKVYLLKWHDEGQLPFTGLVRQTHHADSAVRRCEEWLKEHCRDPAAISRLIEGSPLPERTLKRRFKAATGASMIEYLQNLRIEAAKRLLEEGKLSVEEVSLEAGYEDVSFFRRLFKRLTGLTPGEYRRLFRPLIEESVGRLI from the coding sequence ATGTCATGCCGGCAGAAAAAAGTTCTCATTCTGGCGCTGCCGGAAACGGCGGGGTCGGCGCTGTATGGAATGGTCGATGTGTTAATGTCGACAGGCAACATATGGCAAACGCTGGTGGGCGATGCGAGTCCATCCCAACCCTTTGATGTGCAGATTGTTTCCATCGAGACCACGCCATTTTATTGCGGCCACGGGATACCGGTGCAGCCGGCTTATGCCATCGCCGACGACCCTGTTGCGGATATCCTGATCCTCCCGGAGATCTGGCTTGGTCCCCATGAAGAGATCCGTGGTCGCTATGACGCGCTCATGGAGTGGGTCAACGCCAGGTTCCGCTCGGGTACCACGATCTATTCCGCCTGCTCCGGGTCGGTGTTATTGGCCGAAAGCGGCCTGCTGGATAACTGCGAGGCCACTTCTCACTGGGGGTATCAGGAGCTGTTTCGCACTCACTATCCGAAGGTGCATTTCAGGCCGGAAACGAACCTGGTTTACGCCCATCCCGGTGGCCGGTTGGTGACGGCGGGCGGAACCACGTCGTGGCATGATCTGGCACTGCATATCATTGCCCGCCACGTGGGCATCGGCGAAGCACTGCGGATTGCCAAGGTCTACCTGCTCAAATGGCATGACGAGGGCCAGCTTCCATTCACGGGCCTGGTCCGACAAACGCACCATGCCGACTCGGCGGTGCGCCGGTGCGAGGAGTGGCTGAAGGAGCATTGCCGGGATCCCGCAGCCATTTCCCGGCTGATAGAGGGCTCCCCCCTGCCCGAGCGAACGCTCAAGCGGCGCTTCAAGGCTGCCACTGGCGCCTCGATGATCGAGTACCTGCAGAATCTTCGCATCGAAGCGGCCAAGCGGCTATTGGAGGAGGGAAAGCTGTCTGTAGAGGAAGTGAGCCTGGAGGCCGGCTATGAGGATGTGTCCTTCTTTCGCCGCCTGTTCAAGCGCCTGACGGGCCTGACGCCGGGCGAGTACCGACGCCTGTTTCGACCTCTGATCGAAGAGTCGGTTGGCCGCCTGATTTGA
- a CDS encoding OsmC family protein, with protein MNAQVDIQSRNGLDLVQMGQTVEALKNNPSLAQFEFRASNQWVNGGENRSTIRGFYGAGAEDDSRIEDFVFTNGEPPVLLGNNEGANPVEFLLHALAGCVTTTTVLHAAARGITIRKLSTRLSGNINLEGLLALNDDATVGYESIRILMDIDADCSEEELDDLLSFAKNHSPVCNTVCRPVSVMLERI; from the coding sequence ATGAACGCACAAGTAGATATCCAAAGCCGAAATGGCCTTGACCTGGTTCAGATGGGGCAGACAGTTGAAGCCCTCAAGAACAATCCTAGCCTCGCGCAGTTCGAGTTTCGGGCAAGCAACCAATGGGTGAACGGCGGTGAAAACCGCTCCACTATTCGAGGCTTCTACGGCGCTGGCGCCGAAGACGACTCCCGCATTGAAGACTTCGTCTTCACAAACGGAGAGCCACCGGTCCTGCTCGGCAACAACGAAGGCGCGAATCCGGTGGAATTCCTGCTGCATGCGCTGGCTGGCTGCGTCACTACCACTACCGTTCTGCATGCAGCCGCGCGGGGCATTACGATCAGGAAGTTGTCGACCAGACTGTCAGGCAATATCAACCTGGAAGGACTGCTGGCGCTGAACGACGACGCCACGGTTGGTTACGAGAGCATCCGCATCCTGATGGACATCGACGCTGACTGCAGTGAGGAAGAGCTGGATGATTTGCTGTCGTTCGCCAAGAACCACTCTCCTGTATGCAACACGGTGTGCCGGCCAGTTTCAGTGATGCTTGAGCGGATTTGA
- a CDS encoding YybH family protein, which produces MSTEEEVRKASTQFYAALNTMLNGDAAPLSDIWSHNTDVTTMHPVGGRQVGWSEVQKAWEQVAQATTDGKVELKDQLIRVAGDVAYELGTEDAEFTLGGQKVSGEVRVTNIYQREASGWKMTHHHTDVVPAMVEALNRL; this is translated from the coding sequence ATGTCCACAGAAGAGGAAGTCCGTAAGGCATCAACGCAGTTCTACGCGGCGCTGAACACCATGCTCAATGGTGATGCCGCCCCACTGTCTGATATCTGGTCACACAACACGGATGTCACCACCATGCACCCGGTCGGTGGTCGGCAAGTCGGATGGAGCGAGGTTCAAAAAGCCTGGGAGCAGGTAGCCCAGGCGACAACAGACGGGAAAGTTGAACTGAAGGATCAACTTATCCGCGTCGCGGGAGACGTCGCTTACGAACTCGGCACAGAGGACGCCGAGTTTACTCTGGGCGGGCAGAAGGTGTCGGGCGAAGTTCGCGTGACCAATATCTATCAGCGAGAAGCCAGTGGGTGGAAGATGACACACCATCATACGGATGTGGTTCCGGCAATGGTGGAAGCTCTCAATCGTTTGTAG
- a CDS encoding GFA family protein yields the protein MIKGSCCCGAVQFELTEMPGMMGTCHCTRCRKVGASTLMFVKSDTFRITLGRDHISTFKAEPPYQYNRCFCSICGSALGEVLSTEDSFPIAANCIDGDMAIENQFHEFVSEKPSWLKIGDSAKQFEEHPVGP from the coding sequence ATGATCAAGGGAAGTTGCTGCTGCGGAGCTGTTCAGTTCGAGCTAACGGAAATGCCCGGTATGATGGGCACGTGCCATTGCACCCGGTGTCGCAAAGTGGGTGCAAGCACCCTCATGTTTGTTAAGTCCGATACGTTCCGGATTACCCTGGGGCGTGATCACATCTCCACGTTCAAAGCCGAACCGCCCTACCAATACAATCGGTGTTTTTGCTCAATCTGCGGCTCAGCGCTGGGCGAGGTACTGTCGACGGAGGACTCGTTTCCGATCGCGGCCAATTGCATTGATGGCGATATGGCCATTGAAAACCAGTTCCATGAGTTTGTTTCAGAAAAGCCGAGCTGGCTCAAGATTGGCGACTCCGCCAAGCAATTCGAAGAGCACCCTGTCGGCCCCTAG
- a CDS encoding septal ring lytic transglycosylase RlpA family protein, whose protein sequence is MMITFRRVLVIAFFSVIAGCSTVQPGAGFTETGQASYYADKFQNRTTASGALYTHDRLTAAHKTLPFGSMVKVTNIKNGKSVTVEINDRGPFVQGRIIDLSKSAFRRIGSTSEGLINVKIEVLREPS, encoded by the coding sequence ATGATGATCACTTTCAGACGCGTATTGGTCATTGCATTCTTTAGCGTGATAGCGGGATGCTCAACGGTTCAGCCTGGGGCTGGCTTCACTGAAACCGGGCAGGCGTCCTACTATGCGGATAAATTCCAGAACCGAACCACAGCCAGTGGTGCGCTCTACACGCACGACCGACTGACCGCTGCACACAAGACGTTACCTTTCGGTTCAATGGTAAAAGTAACGAACATCAAGAATGGCAAGAGCGTCACTGTCGAGATCAATGATCGCGGACCATTCGTTCAAGGCCGAATAATCGACCTGTCCAAATCCGCGTTCCGTCGCATCGGCAGTACGTCCGAAGGCTTAATCAACGTAAAGATCGAAGTGCTTCGTGAGCCCTCCTAG
- a CDS encoding YqhA family protein yields the protein MREEKEREKPLPSKLENRFEFFLWNSRLLVMLAVVPSLLGATVLFLIGTADVFGIVVDTISYYLGVGSGDIHDTVIPKIIIAVDIYLIAIVLLIFGSGIYRLFISPIDQSEDRTPSHPFNVGSFDQLKDKIARVVILAVIIEFFRAVVDIRFQTPLDAIYLAVSVLALAGGLYLMSHAHRKDSHD from the coding sequence ATGCGTGAAGAGAAAGAACGAGAGAAGCCACTGCCCAGCAAATTGGAGAACCGCTTCGAGTTCTTCCTTTGGAACTCTCGCCTGCTTGTGATGCTCGCTGTCGTTCCTAGCCTTCTGGGGGCGACAGTTTTGTTTCTAATTGGCACCGCAGATGTGTTTGGCATTGTCGTTGACACCATTTCGTACTATTTGGGCGTCGGCTCGGGTGATATTCACGATACCGTTATTCCTAAAATTATCATTGCGGTCGACATTTACCTGATTGCTATTGTCCTGTTGATTTTCGGTTCTGGCATCTATCGCCTTTTCATCTCACCGATTGACCAGTCTGAAGACAGAACCCCTAGCCATCCGTTCAACGTCGGATCCTTTGATCAGCTCAAAGACAAAATTGCCCGGGTCGTAATACTGGCTGTGATTATTGAGTTCTTCAGGGCGGTCGTTGATATAAGGTTTCAAACCCCCTTGGACGCAATATACCTTGCCGTGTCGGTTCTGGCGTTGGCCGGTGGGCTGTATCTGATGAGTCACGCCCACCGTAAGGATTCTCACGACTGA
- a CDS encoding class I SAM-dependent methyltransferase, with product MNPYSDEKIVNSWEKNASQWSAAVRGGHIESRKLITNKAIVEAVLSHSPESVLDIGCGEGWLIRELASQVSHLVGVDVVPDLIEQAESAGGGHFLVASYEDIAAGAVEGLFDVVVCNFSLLGKESVETLFGAVPASLKTDGVFIVQTPHPVVASDLPYIDGWREGSWVGFGSDFVDPAPWYFRTLESWVALFSDNGFQLLEIREPIHPKTHKPASVIFTGAYKANHATSA from the coding sequence ATGAACCCGTATAGTGATGAAAAAATTGTCAACTCGTGGGAGAAGAATGCCTCTCAGTGGTCTGCGGCTGTCCGAGGTGGTCATATCGAGAGCCGCAAACTAATCACGAACAAGGCAATCGTCGAGGCTGTGTTGAGTCATTCTCCCGAATCTGTCCTCGATATTGGGTGCGGCGAGGGATGGCTCATCCGTGAACTCGCGTCTCAAGTATCGCATCTAGTCGGGGTCGATGTAGTACCTGATCTCATTGAGCAGGCCGAAAGTGCCGGCGGGGGACATTTTCTGGTCGCATCGTACGAAGACATCGCTGCCGGTGCAGTTGAAGGTTTGTTCGACGTCGTTGTTTGTAATTTTTCGCTGCTTGGAAAGGAGTCGGTCGAGACGCTGTTTGGAGCCGTACCGGCGAGCCTGAAAACGGACGGGGTTTTTATTGTTCAAACCCCTCATCCGGTGGTCGCGAGCGACCTACCCTATATCGACGGTTGGCGGGAAGGATCCTGGGTTGGTTTTGGCTCAGACTTTGTTGATCCGGCTCCTTGGTACTTCAGAACGCTCGAAAGCTGGGTGGCCCTGTTCTCAGACAACGGATTTCAATTGCTGGAGATACGTGAGCCCATTCACCCCAAGACTCATAAGCCTGCGTCCGTAATTTTCACCGGCGCTTACAAGGCAAACCACGCGACAAGCGCGTGA
- a CDS encoding YcxB family protein — MQIETNISQKDFEAYLHYVGAVLSSGTAPGKQKISYLNFCFLIIYAAYFVFLFEFYGGEHRIFDWVSGGAAAFPFLVLVIYFLVVSARQMRNYMPLENGMVLGSHIYEVGESGIGEQAKNYSSFTEWGAVKSLAVNQDHIYLFLDTSVAHIIPKRSFADQIEENEFVRFANRKIEGHHA; from the coding sequence GTGCAAATTGAGACAAATATAAGTCAAAAAGATTTTGAGGCATATTTGCATTATGTTGGAGCGGTTCTTTCATCGGGAACGGCCCCTGGAAAACAAAAAATTTCGTATCTCAACTTTTGTTTTCTAATAATTTATGCAGCATATTTCGTGTTTTTGTTTGAGTTCTACGGCGGCGAACATCGAATTTTTGACTGGGTGTCGGGTGGCGCCGCAGCTTTCCCCTTCCTGGTTTTGGTAATCTATTTTCTGGTTGTTAGTGCCAGACAGATGCGAAACTACATGCCGTTGGAAAACGGCATGGTGCTTGGATCGCATATATATGAAGTAGGAGAAAGTGGAATAGGTGAGCAGGCCAAAAACTACAGCTCATTTACTGAGTGGGGTGCTGTGAAATCGTTAGCAGTCAACCAGGACCACATCTATCTGTTTTTGGATACTTCGGTTGCACACATAATTCCAAAAAGGTCATTTGCAGATCAAATTGAAGAAAATGAATTTGTTAGGTTTGCGAACCGAAAAATCGAGGGTCACCATGCATAA
- a CDS encoding YegJ family protein, giving the protein MKKLSILLILLIAHSAQAGQLDEDEVVWVEGEDPVMIEAIQNARRTLDSFLQKHSDNIPNVESYKLKVMVSDSNGTEHFWVTPFRAIVNGKFEGVLANEPQVVRSVSYGQVIEFDRSMISDWGYVENGRQIGSFTICALFKSMPKEQVEYYKENHGFVCE; this is encoded by the coding sequence ATGAAAAAACTGTCGATTTTGCTCATTCTGCTGATAGCGCATTCCGCCCAAGCTGGCCAGCTCGATGAAGATGAAGTGGTTTGGGTTGAAGGTGAAGATCCAGTCATGATCGAAGCCATTCAGAATGCAAGGAGAACGCTTGATAGTTTCTTGCAAAAGCACTCAGACAACATTCCGAATGTTGAGAGTTATAAGCTAAAAGTAATGGTTTCCGATAGTAATGGCACTGAGCATTTTTGGGTAACACCTTTTCGTGCAATAGTGAATGGCAAATTCGAGGGTGTTTTGGCTAATGAGCCTCAAGTTGTGCGATCAGTTTCATATGGCCAAGTGATCGAATTCGATAGGTCGATGATTTCTGATTGGGGCTACGTCGAAAACGGCAGACAAATTGGCAGCTTTACGATCTGTGCACTTTTCAAGAGTATGCCCAAAGAACAAGTAGAGTATTACAAGGAAAATCATGGATTCGTCTGTGAATAG
- a CDS encoding DUF4345 family protein has protein sequence MELIPLLGAVCTLALGILGLVAPRQVSDLVGVAPEGALGLSEVRATYGGLFVGLGAACLWFQQSEVYVAVGVAWLLAAVFRIVSIFLDQAFSGKNVGGVIVEAGIGYLLVAGML, from the coding sequence ATGGAATTGATTCCTCTTCTCGGTGCCGTCTGCACACTGGCTCTCGGGATTTTGGGCTTGGTGGCTCCCCGACAAGTTTCTGATCTTGTCGGAGTTGCCCCAGAGGGAGCGCTGGGGCTATCAGAGGTCCGTGCCACTTACGGCGGGCTTTTTGTCGGGTTGGGTGCGGCGTGTTTGTGGTTTCAGCAGTCAGAGGTTTACGTTGCGGTTGGGGTGGCCTGGTTATTAGCGGCGGTATTCCGCATCGTCTCCATTTTTCTGGATCAGGCTTTCAGCGGCAAGAATGTGGGTGGGGTGATCGTGGAGGCAGGTATCGGCTACTTGCTGGTCGCTGGCATGCTCTAA
- a CDS encoding tetratricopeptide repeat protein yields MSKEQDYQQALKLEEQQDFPGALSVYKKLIEGSDDPRYFIAYGVCLQRLSHWKQSIAPLEHGIELKPHYCEGDARLFLATAYLESGQKKKAIEQWKLVSQMEPEYPSYEHVPDEAKRMLAKYA; encoded by the coding sequence ATGAGTAAAGAGCAGGACTACCAGCAGGCGCTTAAGCTCGAAGAGCAACAAGATTTCCCCGGTGCATTGTCTGTGTACAAAAAGCTTATCGAAGGGTCAGATGATCCTCGTTACTTCATTGCGTATGGGGTTTGCCTTCAGCGGTTATCTCATTGGAAGCAGTCCATTGCGCCTTTGGAACACGGTATCGAGTTGAAGCCTCATTATTGTGAAGGCGATGCACGATTGTTCTTGGCAACTGCCTACCTTGAATCTGGCCAAAAGAAAAAAGCGATTGAGCAATGGAAGTTGGTATCGCAGATGGAACCAGAGTACCCGTCATATGAGCATGTGCCAGACGAAGCTAAGCGGATGCTGGCAAAATATGCATAA